A part of Sebastes fasciatus isolate fSebFas1 chromosome 10, fSebFas1.pri, whole genome shotgun sequence genomic DNA contains:
- the fgfbp2a gene encoding fibroblast growth factor binding protein 2a encodes MWTQDSALLLLIACCFWSAEAQRQSVWDDPVKFKTQAKDSCTMIVTGQGDYTRLRLSCQGSKRSYWCEYMGMPYTCRNYNKNPRHYFVQMMWRLRKLQNACQAPRQIKPHMCRNAADESQMVYVSGSFSRPDSTRPAPQPARPQPRPSPTRQTNRDPPREKTTPRPSPQPTTPPEETKAKTMARQHCWRSLRGLCSFFIGLFHRN; translated from the coding sequence ATGTGGACCCAGGACagcgctctgctgctgctgatcgcCTGCTGCTTTTGGTCTGCCGAGGCCCAGAGACAAAGCGTCTGGGATGATCCCGTCAAATTTAAAACCCAGGCCAAGGACTCGTGCACCATGATCGTCACCGGGCAGGGGGACTACACCCGGCTGAGGCTGTCGTGCCAGGGCAGCAAGCGCTCCTACTGGTGTGAATACATGGGCATGCCTTACACCTGCCGCAACTACAACAAAAACCCTCGTCACTACTTCGTCCAGATGATGTGGCGCCTTAGAAAGCTCCAAAACGCCTGCCAGGCGCCGAGGCAGATCAAACCTCACATGTGCAGGAACGCAGCTGATGAATCTCAAATGGTCTACGTATCCGGTTCCTTCTCCCGACCAGACAGCACAAGACCAGCACCACAGCCTGCCAGACCTCAACCTCGTCCCTCACCCACAAGACAAACCAATCGAGACCCACCACGAGAAAAGACCACACCGAGACCCAGTCCACAACCAACGACACCTCCCGAAGAGACCAAAGCTAAGACGATGGCTCGGCAGCACTGCTGGAGGTCACTTCGAGGCCTCTGCTCCTTCTTCATCGGTTTGTTTCATAGAAACTGA